Proteins encoded in a region of the Myxococcaceae bacterium JPH2 genome:
- a CDS encoding ABC transporter ATP-binding protein: protein MEAGKALIQLEGLTKVFETEEVETHALSNIHLTVRQNEWVAIVGPSGSGKSTLLAVLGLLDTATRGAYLLDGRSVLDLSSSDRALVRNRHIGFIFQSFNLIGDLTVFENVELPLTYRGMPAAERKQRVERALERVGMAHRARHMPGQLSGGQQQRVAVARAVAGDPIILLADEPTGNLDSKNGEAVMQLLGELHKAGATICMVTHDPAHARVATRTVSLFDGRVVQDEQRR from the coding sequence GTGGAAGCAGGCAAGGCCCTCATCCAGTTGGAGGGACTGACCAAGGTCTTCGAGACCGAGGAGGTGGAGACGCACGCGCTCTCCAACATCCACCTCACCGTGCGGCAGAACGAGTGGGTGGCCATCGTGGGCCCCTCGGGCTCGGGCAAGTCCACCCTGCTGGCGGTGCTGGGACTCCTGGACACGGCCACGCGCGGCGCGTACCTGCTGGACGGGCGCAGCGTGCTGGACCTGTCCTCCTCCGACCGCGCGCTCGTGCGCAACCGGCACATCGGGTTCATCTTCCAGAGCTTCAACCTGATTGGCGACCTGACGGTCTTCGAGAACGTGGAGCTGCCGCTCACCTACCGGGGCATGCCCGCGGCGGAGCGCAAGCAGCGGGTGGAGCGCGCGCTGGAGCGCGTGGGCATGGCGCACCGCGCGCGGCACATGCCGGGACAGCTCTCCGGTGGTCAGCAGCAGCGTGTCGCCGTGGCCCGCGCGGTGGCCGGAGACCCCATCATCCTCCTGGCCGACGAGCCCACCGGTAACCTCGACTCGAAGAACGGCGAGGCGGTGATGCAGCTGCTGGGTGAGCTGCACAAGGCGGGCGCCACCATCTGCATGGTGACGCACGACCCGGCGCACGCGCGCGTGGCCACGCGCACCGTCAGCCTCTTCGATGGCCGCGTCGTGCAGGACGAGCAGCGCCGCTAG